The Branchiostoma floridae strain S238N-H82 chromosome 18, Bfl_VNyyK, whole genome shotgun sequence DNA window GCCACATCTTAGTGACCGTAAAGGGTTGTCACATGTCTCCCACGACGGCCATTTCCTATTCCGTACAATACCGAAGGACACAATCTCTAAATATTTCTTATTTCCCATTGCTTTCTGATCTCGGCTTCTTTAAAAATGTCAATCAAGTAAAACGGGGGTCGCCGCTGTTTTGTTCAAGGTGTGCGTGGGCTGTTTTTCTCTCTTCCCAGCGTCTTCTGAATTCCGCCTCTTAAAGTGTGTCAATCGATTGCAAGCAACAATAGGGATCGTCCCTAAGAATTGAGACCACAGGAAACATATGTTGTCGTCTTCTCAACGTGCAAGAAAACACGCACGTCTTCGGTTTTCTTGGTACGAAAGGAAGACGCATGATCAGTGTCATATAAGAAGCAAGCGTCGTAACTATACGTCTGTTCTTTTTCCGTTGTCATTgctgttattgggtgggccgactactctctcttcgcagccaggggctgaattgtgaggagcttacagtAGCCAGGGCTAAATCGGAAGGGTCTGGGGCAACTGTCATTCGAAGTTAACTCAAGTAGTCTCAAAACGACAGTAATTGCACTAGCTTCGGCCATTGAACGGGTGTGGTTGTGAACCCATAGTCTTTTCGATAATAGTGGTGGATTCTTTAGCGTGCTCGGGGTGTGACTGCCCTGAAACACGGACCTCAATTGGACGACATATCCGAGGAAATGCATACAGCATTAGTGAATGAATGAtcatgaatgaagacctttattgtacaattagTTGTCACTAAAAGAACGTTGGTCGTCCTTGAAACTAACAGCCACAGGGGACGTATTTGTGCCAGTCATACCCTTGCAGGGACACACGTTCGTCTTCGGCTTTCTTAGTAGACAAGAAAGAAGCAATTCTTGCCTGAGAACGTGCAAGACAACACGCACGTCTTCGGTTTTTCTTGGAAGATGAGGAAGCTAGATGTCCTAGATGTGTTCTACAATCTGTGTTACCGCCCCTTCCCCTTCCGTTTCGGAAATCCCTGTTTTATGTTATTTGTCACATGAAACATCATATAAATGTCACAAACGTTTCATGTATACATACACTAGTGATCCTTGAGGAAAACCTGTTCCACAATCAAGGGAACCATCAAAATACCAACAAGAAACGAGCTTTACACTAGGCTTCTTAAACTAAAAGCATGTGCTATCGCGACGTAGCTCCTGTACATATGTTCGTGCTCTGACTTAATTGTGTGAAATATACGAATTGCATGAATAGCTATAGGGGTTGTGAAGAGTTTATTGTTGGAAAAGAAGTACCATTTCCTGTCGGATCACAGAAGCATAAGTGAACCTCCCCCAACCTACCCCAGATGTTCTCCCCTCTCCTCTAACCATTCGTGGTTGTACCTCATTGCGGTCGGGGTGTGTTCACCGCCCACCCACCCCAGAACACACCCTCCCCCGACGTACAGGCTGATTGATAACCTAGTTAGACTTACGAACTGGTAATTGAAGTTGATGCTCAACCTTGAACGGAGTAAATTGTTATGACTATTCAGCACTTAGAATGAGACACCCCGCGTGGTTCATGCCTTGTGGAACAACAACTGCTTTGATTCCTTCCTTAGTTGACCTCTTCTTCGCTACCTTGTATTGTATTGCTTGTATTGTATTACCGTACTTGCCGTTCAACCTTGGATTTAGTTTTTTACTTGATTTTGTTACTCAGACCGTAATTGTGCTACTCGTTCCTTCTAATTAAGGCCATTATTACGCCACTCTTCTGACATGGCGGCCCCCATGTGACGTAAACTTACTGTGACTTACTGTGACTTTGAGTTAAGTTGCAAGTCAGGATGCGTTAAACATCCGCTGGACAGAGCATTGGTTTAACCGACCAGCCCGACATTGGCTTCACATTGGCTTCTTATACATTGGCAACCAGGGTAAAACGTGTCGCCCGCTCGCAGCATGACTTGCTTAGTTCATGGCTATTACACTTGTtatgaccaaggacgttatatcaactGACTGACGAGGAGCCATTAAACACCCGGCCGCCGTGATGGTGACGCCGCTACCCTACCCCACATATCGTGTCTGTgttatctgtgagtagacaggaaatggagttctcttcggaacttgtggagaagagaacTTCCTTTCAAATTCTGCTACACAAACTTAACACGAAAAGTTGTCGGAAAAGCATTCCAACCTGTTGGCGTTTGTTTTCAAGCTTCGTTAATGTCTTCAATCTTCGAAATGTCTTGAAACAACTGCCTTTGAACAATACAGTACCATTTCCTTATAGAATACAACTCAATATCGGTTAAAGATATAAGAAATTCTTGTTGGAAGAAATTAATGAACCATTGTAATCATTATCGTAACTTATCGCTTAAGGACCACGAACTTGGCCTTGAAAACTTCCACGTAGTACCATCACGCGATCGGGTAACTTGGAAAAGTTTGCGTGGTCTATAAGAACAGGAAGGAAATGCCAATGATTGAATTGGTGATTCCAGAAAACCAAATGTCCGTGGAACCACCGTGACAGAAATGTGGTTTCTCAGTCGCCGTCACAGAACAGTCTGCACGTACGTACACGTACATCAGGGGGTGGTTTTCCCCACAAGAACTTGGTACGTCACACTGACGTCACTCTGGCAGATTCTCTTAAGCCCTAAGCTGTCATAACAGAACAGGAGAGACACAATAACAACCGCTGTTTTTGGAGAATTAAGGAGGAATGTGCATCCGCCAAACCCTCACCTGGCAACTTAACGCTTTCTTCCTTAATGTTATATCGCAGAGTCATGGAGAAAGATAGCTATAGATAAAAGGAAAGGGTAAACttaaggtagtcccatagccgtTTTTAAGGCGgtaggggcagtgggctgttatccacAGTGTCTCACTGGgaacggtattggaaggtggagcccatccctcttctaTCTCccattgccttttacctccccaactgcaTATTTTTACACATCGATGGAGTAAACTGCCTTTTCCAATGACAAAGTCTAGGCAGGAATGCTAAGAATCAAATCCATAACCTCTAAACCTTTTGTCCTCTAGTCTAGCCACTCGGCCATTTGACGCCACAATCAATAGGAAATATAGGAAACTCTCCAAAAGGAGGGGGGTATTTTGTTAGTACACTTCTAGGACACCACTGTATCACTGTTCACATCGGCGACAACAAACGGCTCCAAACGGACTCGTCAACTTGTCTTGAGGGGATTAAAGGATTGCAGACGACACACAGGAGTTAGTACAGACCTGTGCTACCGTCAGGATCTCTGGTCTGCCTTCTGTCAGTGGATCACTGTTATTGTAtaacttgttgttgttgctgtctaTTTCaccgctagacgtggtctcaaTGTGCTATTCCCAACTTGGTGCCTCCTAGGTACTTGTACACTGGCACTTTGCAGAAGTTCGTGTTTTAGTAAATCTTGTTGTTGCTTCGATGTATTTAGACAGAACTTTGTAACCGTCTTTCTGTTTACCTTTTCCGTGCTAAGTCTTCTCTCATGCCTGCCAATGTCATAATATCCACTGCTCTCTCTCTTTTTCGGGGGCGGGGGGATTCTGTATACTTGGTAGATATCTAACGTAACGTATAATGTTCTATGTTAGACATGAAAGTGCCGGTGGTTCTGGATGGTAAAGAATTCAAGCTAGCATGGTCTCTAACAGACTCTGTGGGCTACAATAATGGGAAAATCAGAAATTAGCCGAATAGAGAGGTCTGCTTTATACAAGCATTAAAAGCATAGACGACTTACTAGTagttactcttcaagcagatgttaggcttcGTCTTGCTTACACTTCCATGGTTACTGTCTAGGGTTATAACAAGCAACTAGCTTTACGTTAATGGAAACCGGTGTTAAGAAAGTTGTTATTCCTGGTAAAAGAAGATACTTAATACCTTACCCCACACTTCAACGTCATATAATTTACTTcacaaaaacaaatacacaaaaacacTGACAGTCGTTTCGTCGGTTAGATTTTCGTGACATTTTTTGTAGTATATCGACCAAATGTGCTTAGTAATAAggaaagcaaaacatctccatTATAACTGCTTATTCATTGAATTTGCGCACttttaaaatcaaattcaaTGATACGGTCCAACTGAAGGGACAATCATGGGACCGAAATGCATATGCCACGTTGCACCGCCATCTTGATAACCTTTAAACCCGGAACCCTTTTGTTATTGAACTCGTACTTCAACTACTTGTCTTGATCAGAGAGTTTGTTCGCTTGTTCGCTCTGTCCGAGGCCGAAAGATGGGTCCACGACGTGCCCTGCTGTCAGTGCTGTTTCTGTGCGCCGTGACGACACATTTGTCAGCCGGACTGATCATCTACAAGGACGTCATCAGCGGGGACGAAATGTTCAGCGACATCTACAAGATCAAAACCTTCGCCGACGGTTTCTTCTACGACGTCGAGGGCAAGTTGGTGACGACCCAGGAATACTTGATCTCCCTGGACTCGTACTCGGATATCATCGGCGTTGACATCGCTGTTAATCACAATCTTCAAGAAACTAACTTCACCAAGGACGAGTACAAGACATACATTAAAGAATACCTCCGAAGGGTCAAGGCCTATTTAGACCCCGACAGGGTTCATGACTTCAGGGCTGCTGCACAAGGCGGGATTGATCGAATTCTGAAGAGCTTCGATGGCTTGAAGTTCTTCACAGGAGAATCTAAGAACTGCGAAGGCATGGTGGCACTTCTGGACTACATGGAAGATGGAGTTACTCCCTACATGCTCTTCTTCAAAGACGGTCTGGTGCAAGAGAAGGCTTAATCATGTGGATAAAATGCCGgactctcgagttatgctgttcacataCAGACAGCTCTCTACTGACTTAAGGCATGTGACACGCGTGTACCTAATGTTAAGACGCTGAAATCCTTATAACTTGCTCTCGCATAGTCGTATCAAGATGAAACAATGCTTGAACTGTTTAAAATGTACTAGGTggtgtatttgtatgtaaaatgttagACGTTTGGGTTAGACATTTACTTATGCTCAAGCCTTAGCGAGGACAGCACGTTAAGTCTTTATATTCATTAGCTTACCTTCTTTAAATTAACTTTATCCGCGACTACTTTGCTCAAAGTGAAGGAATCTTGTTAGGCCAAAAAGAGcacacataattttttttttctaatttgtcGATAAAAATGAGCTCTTGTGAAAATACgttacaagaaaaacaaaatagccgcggaCTCTTTCAAAAACAAGTGCGGATACTTCAAAATACACTAAATGTGTCAGCAACACTACGAGATATTataatacgaggggcgtgcaataagaaatgtccctgacccacttccagttgtttgatctagatgaaatgttgtatgtgtaatgattcatatcttattgggttatgttgcaaaaaacagctctgaactaattgtggttactgatttactggtgtttgaactgagtcaggtgtgaaatggaccaggtgtgaaatggagccagttgagtgtcgcgcagtgatccggtttttgtatttgaaaggacgcacaccaaaggagacttttgatgaaatgaaagaaacttatggtgatgatgacccatcatatgaccttgtaaaacgctggcatcctgaattcaaacatggtcggaagtctgtggaaacagctcccagacctggtcgttcctcttctgccattgatgagacATCTTTttgaggaccaacctggggtgtcctgcaaaaacggtgtacagagctgcatcaaatgatgggagaaatgcataactctgggtgattcctatgaagaaaaaggctaataactgtgccaagtttcattaatctcctgctatgggaaatgggtcaggggcatttcttattgcacgcccctcgtaaaccTTGTTTGTTTGGTGAAGGTATGTGTTCATTGAAATCTTATTTTCTACCATTGCCCTGAAAAATTCATGAATATCGACCATGTTctgatggtttcagtttcccCTGACATTGTCGATATTGTTGATATATGGAACCTACAGATGACATGAGTCATCACACATAACTACATTTAAACGTCAGTTGTTAAAATACCTACACAACCGATTCACACACCTTTATAATACAGACACCCCATGTACTTGGACGTCGTTCTGCTCCTGTTCGACGTGCTTCGCAACAAGAGCACGTTAACCGTTCAACTTTGTATATaaacattgtgcattttgtatataagttatattttgtttccgatTATCACTGTGCATACCATTTTTGATCATTCTTATCATTTAATTGAATGTGTATTGTATATaagttattgtttgtttccGATTATTCCTGTATATACCATTGTCGactcttattatttacttgtattgtgtattttgtttcggggagacaacttgcagaggtggtatcacctgttttgtctccccaccatttATGGAAagtgtaataaacaaataaacaaataaacaaatgagtAGCAACCAGAGAAAAGCGAGCACAAAGAAGACACTGCTTTCAAGGCTAAAATTTAGCTGTTTACAACATTACTCGAGGTTAGTTGGGATGGATAGCTCTAAAATGGAATTTCCAACCGctacaaacacacgttcatgcagtcgcGTTTGCTTTTGGAGTAGGATGACTCTTTATTAATAAATGCATGAGACCTTAAAGCCTTTAAGCCTTTAATAAAGGCGTGATTATTTGGcaaagggatgtgttcgtggaactctagttatcatTCTGGCGTTTAAAAGATCGGGAACATCTTATGCATTGGCGTCCCTATTTCTGTTTGTATTGTGGGACTTTTCAAATAATCGTAGTAAAGGAAGTCACAGGCATGTCAAATAgtcctgtcatttttttttacaaatctgtGGCCCAAAGGGATAGGGTTCGAACCCAAGACCTTTGGTTTCTGGACCGAATACTGTGCAGTTATGTATGTGATCGAAAATATATGTCATAGATTAAAAACGTAATTGACTGAAATATACACTCACCTCTGGCGTTTAAAAGATCGGGAACATCTTATGCATTGGCGTCCCTATTTCTGTTTGTATTGTGGGACTTTTCAAATAATCGTAGTAAAGGAAGTCACAGGCATGTCAAATAgtcctgtcatttttttttacaaatctgtGGCCCAAAGGGATAGGGTTCGAACCCAAGACCTTTGGTTTCTGGACCGAATACTGTGCAGTTATGTATGTGATCGAAAATATATGTCATAGATTAAAAACGTAATTGACTGAAATATACACTCACCAAGTCGTTGACCAGTGTATTATGGACGTGTAGCATCCGTAGCAATATGAAGAAATCCCCGCAGATTCCCACCGTTATTAGACTAGTAAGATAGTAAGAATGCTGTTGaacttgtatgttttgtctAGACTATGTGCCGTTGTTCACAGCACCACATGTTTCACGACACAACTATGTAAATAATAGTATTTATCATTCCGTAAATTTCTGAACAATGGAAAGGTTACATGACAAATTACGGAATATTTATAACATCCTGATTTTGACACTTGCCCTTGGCGCTAATTAAGTGATTCATATGACAAACTCATGATACTTTGTAATGAATTTTCCTGATGAAATATTTCTTCAATTGCATTCCTTTAATCTCCGACACCACGAAAAGGTTGCCTGACTAATCACGGATTATTTACACATCCTGATTTTGACACTTGCCCTTGGGGCTAATTCAGTGATTCGTGTAGCAAACTGATCAAGGTAGGGTCGGTAGGTAAGTGACACTTATTTTGATTTTACTAAAGACGAAGTCTAAGTCAATACAGTGCTTAGATGAAAACGCGGCTTTGGCAAAGCAACATTGTATCACTACCAGTTGCATGGAAACGTCGCCCCGATTTGGATGACTGCCTTGCCTTAACTCATACTTTGTGAATGAATGGAATACAACCACTCACGCGCCCCCTCCAGCGGACATACTCAAAACTGCAGCACACAAAGTGTAATATTACGGAACGATCGGGACAAACATTTAACGAACTTCTTTATTAATCAATGCAACGTTGTTACCGAAGAATAAGATATGGTTACTGAAACTAGACCACTCATGCGCGTCCTCCAGCGGACATATATATCATTGCAGCCAAGAAAGTGAATCCTCACAGGGCACTGattcctcttttcaacctccttgctgattCGTAGCGATCACTGCGTTCTGTCAATAAACTATAATGTAGTAGTAAAATCCAATGTGTAAATTCTTACTTAAATAGTATTCTTTGTCGTGAATTTTCCTGATATGAATCTTAAATAACATTCCTTTAATCTTGGTGAAGCCATGGCATTGAAAATAGCAAACATGAAGATGAAGCCCATTAAATTTTCTTGATAATTGAATTGCTTTGATCTTGGTGAAACCATGGCACCGGTAACGTGAAGATGAACTTCATCACCTGCAGTTGTGACTAAAACTTGGCCACTCACGCGCCCCCTCTATCGGAAATGTATAAACTGCAAGATGCGACGTCCTGCTCCAAAGCATTGTGGGATGACCTCTAACCTTTCATGTCGTCTGCGGTTGCAACGAGAGTTGCAATGTCACCGctaatttcatgtttttacGACGAATTTCCCTCAGagtttgtacttttgtgttggtagaaagGTCCGTCTTGTGTAGGAGTTTCACCATGCAGCGTTGTGTGGTGCGGTGTGttcccgaagaggaaaaaatgaCGATTTCGTACAGGTTGGGGGAGGGGCAGAGAAATCTGCTCAGGGCCAAGACAGAACCTCTGGGAGGCGTGAGTTGTTCTTTTCTTACGCAATTGTTTTAGCCGTGTTTCTGTCGGCAAGGTAGAAAGTCTTATCCTATATGTGAATATCTATCAAAGTTTTATATGTAGATATGTGTCAAAGTTTGCTCCTAAATCTGTTTATCttcaaagatttttttgtgGCCTCCTGATCTGAGATATGACGTTAACGTTAATATTCGGCTTTAAGTTGAAGTTGAAGTTAGACTTAAACTAGAGCTAGAATACAATGGATACCAGGCTTTTTAGAGGTCCTTGGTTCGAGTTCCCTGATATGCTCCTGCATTGTGCCCTTCGGAAAGACGctccgtgtttggggagagacaCGACTTGCACTTAAAAGGagccaccacacttatcgaaaagagtagagtTCCTTCAcagtgtgagcggatcaaatactgtaaatgcatttaagttcgctgggatttgatttcacggtagcgggaaaaaggacttttcgcggtggatataagtttgcggtaacaccatagactgcagtctaataccatattAGAAAaaagtttgcggtggttttaagttcgtggtgacctgtgacttcaccgcgaacattaatccaccgcgaacatttctgcatttacagtaaatctaTCTTTATGGATATGCaacttgtactcttcagtacaaatttGGTGTGTTATTGTTACCCCACTTTCAACAGTTCTCAGTCACATTCATACAGCAGATGGACGACACAAGCACGACCCGAAGCCAGCACAGATTAGGGACTGATCTTGTATTGTTCACCTCATGACGTCAGTGTCCCTTGCGCATGCGCGCCGGACCAAACCATTCTTGACTAGGGGTGTTTCCACATTGTTACACATAAGACTGTTTCTCTATCGTTACATTATTATGACATAAGGCAGTTTACCAGATATGCAAACATAAGAAACAAAAACTTATACCAAAATTATGGCATACAGTCATAGGTGATACTTCCTTGTCCATCTTTAAAGCTTTTTTCCCACCTTCCTAGGCTCTATCCAGGATAGTCTTCAATACCAACAAATACCTCAACAaaggcaagaagaagaaaaaggccAAACTCGAAGCTGCAAATGCCGAAAGTGAAAGTAACACCATCACAGCACAACTCACCTTCAACAAAGTGAAAGTAGACGACGACATTCCCAACTCCGAGGCATGGCAGGAAGGTGCCATTTTAGAAATAGGGGAGGACAGGTACTTGGTGAATGTGAACCCCCCTATGGTGAAGTCAGTGGTTCTGCCCATTTCAATCATGGCTGGCTTTCCTGTGTTTCCAAGGTAGgaatttattattattattattatttttcataAATCCTGTTATCAGCAGTGcattgggctcaggcccaagaggtcctacCCTTGAGAAAGGCAATTTTTACAGttcttttctcacttcactcaaatgagtacctagcatcggctagggccgtcccttggataggacgttaaatggaggtcccttgtTTGGGGAGAGACACACCTCACgcagttaaagaacccaccacacttatcgaaaagagtaggggacttTCCCGGTGTGACCGTGAGtgtatcaaaccttacagtGGGTATATACTGTAAGCGTaaaagttcgcggagatttaatttcgtggtagtgggaaaatggacttttcgcggtggttttaattttgcggtagtaccatgcactgtagtctcttaatgccatggaaaaatgtttgcggtggttttaaatttgcggtgaagtggccgccgcaaaaaccgcaaacattaaaccaccgcgaaagtttctgcatttacagtaggctACAAAATCtgcagcaagttgaagttggtaacCTCAAACAAAAGAAGAATTAAGAGACTAGTCAAGTTTGGATTGAAATTGTCTCAGAGTTCAAGTTTGTTTCATGTACTAAATGTAATGTACAAAGTTGGTACGTCTTTTATATTGCCAGCTGTCTGGGGTTTGATTCCTGTCCTCCCTGGGGCTGTGTCCTTGGAGAAGGCAGTTTTTCTACATTCCGTGTGAATGCTTACCTGACCTGAGGTTAAACTTAAAGGCAGTGGACGGAGAGGGGTTGGCTTGGTCTTCCAATCTTGTGCTCTAGACGTATTGGACAAAAACCGACTACCCCTATAGCCTCAAAAAGTCCATCATGAAAAtcttagaaccaaaacacatgtacacatctcCCTTACAGGTACACAGAACAATATTTTTGATATACTGCTATCATATTCAACTCATATAACTGCCTATAGGTCAATTTATTTATactttattccaaatgcgatgcgatcactcatacatgactgtgatgttatcgataatattttgttgttctgtaagTAGCCTTGTAGTATAGCATTATtcattgtctatatagctagtagttgttattggatgctgtacattgtaccttttgCAATTATTGAGCAATaacgttcattcattcatatgtaTGCTGGTTCTTTTGTGTTGCATTCATTTTGTTAACTCGCTACCATTCTCTCTCCTGTTTTAGACTAGATCTTGACTTTGCCAGTAGACAGGAGTCATCTTACACATGGTACAGGGAAGACAGTTCCGTCCCAACCCCAACACCTACATCTAACTCAGGGGACtccaaaagaaaatcaaatgaagaaaacaaacaaacaaactgggtCCAGGCTTCTCATGACCTCATCTACACCCCAGTGAACTCTGACATAGGGTCAAAGTTGAAGTTTGTGTGTACACCAAAGTGTGATGGGAAGGAAGGCGTTACCATGGAGACGGTGACGTCGTGTCTGGTGGAGGCAGGGCCAGGGCTGTGTCCGTTTGAGACCAGACACCTGTACACTAAGAAAAGGACAGAGAAAGGGTGGTAAGTCCATCTCTTAAGATATATGTAAAGATGGCAGAATAGTGAATGTGCGATACTGTTGGCATTTGTAACTATTGAGAGACTAGCGAGTATGTGCCAAAACAAGAGAAAAAGGTGATGAAAAGAGCATTTCTTTTCTGCATTTGTGTCATATTTTGATAATATTTGATGTGACTGAATAGTTGATGTGTAAGTGCAGTCTCCTTGGATAGTGTTTGATTGGGATGCTTTTGTTAGCAATTTTTTCCTCCGCACTCAAACTGTTGAGTGAAcagttttgttgtcctctctcAGTTTCCAACAGTCTACAACATCCAAGCAAGTGTGTGCCCAAAAAAATTGAAACCATTCTTTTATTAAGACTGTTTATTAAGACTGTGTTTTGTTCTCTTCTGCAGTTTCCGAGTTGTGTCCTACAACATCCTGGCAGATGTCTACGCTAAGACCGAGCTGTCCCTGACTGTGCTGTACCCGTACTGTCCTCCATACGCCCTTGAGCTGGACTACAGGAGACAGCTGCTGCTCAAGGAACTAGTAGGTAGGGCTGATGATATGTTACGTAAtactatctgtatctgttgtTCATAACAGGTAACACCTAAATCATGTCTGTTGTAGTTTCGTTATTTACAgtcctctttttttctctaCATGTAGGCTAAAATACAACAGACTAGGAAGAACATGTACTTGGTTCTCTAACATCCTTcgaagcaggcttttagctaggattttataatagggtgtccaaacttattggtgagtcgcggtaagtgacttttgtagggtggtctgggggcatccaccttccatggtgccgagtttttgatgattttaagttaaaatagtgcattctaaggtatcccaagaggcaaaaatactgttacagatgtcacagtagaagactgtgaccacagatgaccttgtggcatccctggtcaatcagaatttcatgcttgtcagaggattttctccccagtatagggcgtccagaggcatcaaatttcttgttattctaagaaaagggcgtccagatgacgcgttgacgcatgcctggctaaaagcctgcttcgAAGCTTTGGCTGATATGTAtgactgttttttgttgttcccAGGTTACAATACAGACTTACTACAGGACACAGTGAAGTCCCTGTTCAATGATGCTTTAGTTCTATATCCTGACCTGAAGTTATATctgttatatacaaatgtatttgtttcttcAGGCTATAATGCAGACCTCCTAGTCCTACAGGAGACTGGGAAGTCCCTGTTTAACGATGCCCTGGTCCCAGCCCTGGACCTGTCTGGTATGGACGGTGTGTATATTGGGAAGGGACAACAGTCAGAGGGGGAGGCCATCTTCTACCACAGGGACAAGTTTAGGTGAGACTCCTTAGTGCCAATGaagaaagatagtggatactatctgaagcATCTGACCTgtatcagtatctgtatctatatagctggtataaccgtcATAACTAACATTAATCTTGCTAAATTCACCAAGGATATTGTTTGATtagttgttttaagtttgtggaaAAGAGTAAACCCAAATGCTTCCAATaaacttgaaatattgtttttagtGAATGAATATATAGAAACCAGGATTTGAAGAGCAATCTGAATTTGCATCCTCACCCAAGGTAGTTTTGAAAATCAAGACATAAAATATTCTCTAAACAAGTTCTTTTCAAAATTCCGGGTGGATTTAGACTCAAATCCAAGAAAGACATGGGAATAGAACCCTCATCCTTTCATGTGCATATATAATGTACTAG harbors:
- the LOC118405831 gene encoding translationally-controlled tumor protein homolog, whose translation is MGPRRALLSVLFLCAVTTHLSAGLIIYKDVISGDEMFSDIYKIKTFADGFFYDVEGKLVTTQEYLISLDSYSDIIGVDIAVNHNLQETNFTKDEYKTYIKEYLRRVKAYLDPDRVHDFRAAAQGGIDRILKSFDGLKFFTGESKNCEGMVALLDYMEDGVTPYMLFFKDGLVQEKA
- the LOC118406225 gene encoding 2',5'-phosphodiesterase 12-like, which produces MFLRRISLRVCTFVLVERSVLCRSFTMQRCVVRCVPEEEKMTISYRLGEGQRNLLRAKTEPLGGALSRIVFNTNKYLNKGKKKKKAKLEAANAESESNTITAQLTFNKVKVDDDIPNSEAWQEGAILEIGEDRYLVNVNPPMVKSVVLPISIMAGFPVFPRLDLDFASRQESSYTWYREDSSVPTPTPTSNSGDSKRKSNEENKQTNWVQASHDLIYTPVNSDIGSKLKFVCTPKCDGKEGVTMETVTSCLVEAGPGLCPFETRHLYTKKRTEKGCFRVVSYNILADVYAKTELSLTVLYPYCPPYALELDYRRQLLLKELVGYNADLLVLQETGKSLFNDALVPALDLSGMDGVYIGKGQQSEGEAIFYHRDKFRFLSQEDINVGECLTSDPSCHDLQKWLSHSPAVLNKVTSRSTVLQVVLLESIEDPSRRLCVANTHLYWHPRAPHVRLVQMAVCLKFLEKIVNSNSTQDSSVSLLLCGDLNSHPTSGLYELLTKQAVPASHTDWFPAEPQTTDDGKLELQEGVDLSHPFTLTSACGLPDYTNYVGGFQGTLDYIMIDTCQLAVNQTIPMPTHEEVTANTALPSIVFPSDHIAIIADVEWKKT